In Osmerus eperlanus chromosome 17, fOsmEpe2.1, whole genome shotgun sequence, a single genomic region encodes these proteins:
- the dgki gene encoding diacylglycerol kinase iota isoform X5: protein MLRHHWVHRRRQEGKCRQCGKSFQQKFFHSKEIIAISCSWCKQAFHNKVTCFMLHQIEEPCSLGAHAGVIVPPSWIIKVRKPQSSFKNSTRRKKRTSFKRRTSKKGTDESKWRPFLLKPLPSPLMKPVLVFVNPKSGGNQGTKVLQMFMWILNPRQVFDLSQGGLREALELYRKVPNLRILACGGDGTVGWILSALDELQMNPQPPVAVLPLGTGNDLARTLNWGGGYTDEPVSKVLCHVEDGSVVQLDRWNLLVERSSAQPEEGTQKLPLNVFNNYFSLGFDAHVTLEFHESREANPEKFNSRFRNKMFYAGAAFSDFLQRSSRDLSKHVRVVCDGTDLTPRIQDLKFQCIVFLNIPRYCAGTMPWGNTGDHRDFEPQRHDDGCIEVIGFTMASLAALQVGGHGERLHQCREVVLTTFKTVPIQVDGEPCRLAPSTLRISLRNQANMVQKSKRRTSVPLLNDPHAVPDRLRLRVNRISLQEYDRLQYDKERLRDISIPVGIVVVRGDCDLETCRLYIDRLQEDLHQAPSAGHRVHYQDEYRGVPRTSSASRLSPNWSFLDSTSADRFYRIDKAQEHLHFVTEICQDEVFILDHEGPLVSQGTAGMPDLVVEPSSGVTLTMEEQALLSAASSGDLLTLSGCLGRGASLLVRDSQGCSALHLASHRGHTGVVSFILEHGSKLVLDLTDRERGDTALHKATSEKQHAVCRLLVEAGATLNKTNFQGKTPLDQAQSLGDSELVSYLQSRQHTPTLAQEDLETAV from the exons ATGTTGAGGCATCACTGGGTTCACCGGCGCCGCCAGGAAGGAAAGTGCCGACAGTGTGGGAAG AGTTTTCAGCAGAAGTTCTTCCACAGTAAGGAAATCATCGCCATCAGCTGCTCTTGGTGCAAACAGGCT ttcCATAACAAGGTGACATGCTTCATGCTACATCAGATCGAGGAGCCCTGTTCTCTGGGGGCTCACGCAGGTGTCATAGTGCCTCCATCCTGGATCATCAAAGTCAGGAaaccccag AGTTCGTTCAAGAATTCCACGAGGAGGAAAAAACGGACGTCGTTCAAAAGGAGGACCAGCAAGAAGGGCACTgac GAGTCCAAATGGCGTCCGTTCCTGctgaagcccctcccctcccccctcatgaAGCCCGTGTTGGTGTTCGTCAACCCCAAGAGTGGAGGGAACCAG ggcaCCAAGGTGCTGCAGATGTTCATGTGGATCCTGAACCCGCGGCAGGTGTTTGACCTCTCCCAGGGGGGGCTCCGAGAGGC GTTGGAGTTATACAGAAAAGTGCCAAACCTGCGCATCCTGGCCTGTGGAGGAGATGGGACG gtGGGCTGGATCCTGTCTGCTCTGGATGAGCTGCAGATGAATCCTCAGCCTCCCGTGGCTGTACTTCCTCTGGGGACAGGAAATGACCTCGCAAGGACGCTCAACTGGGGCGGG ggCTACACAGACGAGCCGGTCTCCAAGGTGCTGTGTCACGTGGAGGACGGCTCGGTGGTGCAGCTGGACCGCTGGAACCTGCTGGTGGAGAGGAGCTCCGCCCAGCCTGAGGAGGGCACCcagaag ctcCCCTTGAACGTGTTCAACAACTACTTCAGCCTGGGCTTTGACGCTCACGTCACGCTGGAGTTTCACGAGTCCAGAG AGGCCAACCCCGAGAAATTCAACAGCCGCTTTCGCAACAAGATGTTTTATGCAGGG gctgCCTTCTCCGACTTCCTTCAGAGGAGCTCCAGGGACCTGTCCAAGCACGTCAGAGTAGTG tgtgatGGGACAGATCTGACTCCTAGGATCCAGGATCTGAAGTTCCAGTGCATCGTGTTCCTAAACATCCCCAG gtactgTGCGGGCACTATGCCCTGGGGGAACACAGGTGATCACCGTGACTTTGAACCCCAGCGCCATGACGACGGCTGCATCGAAGTCATCGGCTTTACCATGGCTTCCctg GCGGCGCTGCAGGTCGGAGGCCATGGGGAGAGACTGCACCAGTGTAGAGAGGTGGTGCTGACCACCTTCAAGACGGTACCTATACAG gtggatgGCGAGCCCTGTCGCCtggccccctccaccctccgcaTCTCGCTGCGTAACCAGGCCAACATGGTACAGAAGAGCAAGAGGCGGACCTCGGTCCCTCTGCTCAACGA CCCTCATGCTGTTCCTGATCGTCTGCGTTTGAGGGTGAACCGTATCAGTCTGCAGGAGTACGACAGGCTTCAGTACGACAAGGAGCGCCTACGAGACAtct CCATCCCAGTGGGCATCGTGGTGGTGCGGGGAGATTGCGACCTGGAGACCTGCAGACTCTACATAGACAGACTCCAGGAG GATCTTCACcaggcgccctctgctggccaCAGAGTGCACTACCAG gatGAGTACAGAGGTGTGCCCAGGACCAGCTCAGCCAGCAGACTTTCCCCCAACTGGAGTTTCCTGGACT cgaCATCGGCAGACCGCTTCTATCGCATTGACAAGGCTCAG gagcatCTCCACTTTGTGACGGAGATCTGTCAGGACGAGGTGTTCATCCTGGACCACGAGGGCCCGCTGGTCAGCCAGGGCACTGCAGGCATGCCTGACCTGGTGGTCGAGCCCAGctcggg AGTGACTCTCACAATGGAGGAACAAG CATTGCTGAGTGCCGCCTCTTCTGGGGATTTACTGACg TTGTCTGGGTGCTTGGGTCGAGGGGCCAGTCTGCTGGTGAGGGATTCTCAGGGGTGTTCGGCCTTACATCTGGCCTCCCACCGTGGACACACGGGGGTGGTCAGCTTCATACTGGAGCACG GTTCAAAGCTGGTGTTGGATTTAACAGACCGAGAAAG aggcgACACCGCGTTACACAAAGCCACCTCAGAGAAGCAGCATGCTGTCTGTCGGCTTCTGGTCGAGGCTGGAGCTACCCTAAACAAGACCAACTTCCag ggTAAGACACCGCTGGACCAGGCCCAGTCGTTGGGGGACTCTGAACTGGTGTCGTACCTGCAGAGCAGACAGCACACCCCCACTCTGGCCCAGGAAGACCTGGAGACCGCCGTctga
- the dgki gene encoding diacylglycerol kinase iota isoform X4 produces MLRHHWVHRRRQEGKCRQCGKSFQQKFFHSKEIIAISCSWCKQAFHNKVTCFMLHQIEEPCSLGAHAGVIVPPSWIIKVRKPQSSFKNSTRRKKRTSFKRRTSKKGTDESKWRPFLLKPLPSPLMKPVLVFVNPKSGGNQGTKVLQMFMWILNPRQVFDLSQGGLREALELYRKVPNLRILACGGDGTVGWILSALDELQMNPQPPVAVLPLGTGNDLARTLNWGGGYTDEPVSKVLCHVEDGSVVQLDRWNLLVERSSAQPEEGTQKLPLNVFNNYFSLGFDAHVTLEFHESREANPEKFNSRFRNKMFYAGAAFSDFLQRSSRDLSKHVRVVCDGTDLTPRIQDLKFQCIVFLNIPRYCAGTMPWGNTGDHRDFEPQRHDDGCIEVIGFTMASLAALQVGGHGERLHQCREVVLTTFKTVPIQVDGEPCRLAPSTLRISLRNQANMVQKSKRRTSVPLLNDIQKVCAADLRRLSAPPDSFSVPHAVPDRLRLRVNRISLQEYDRLQYDKERLRDISIPVGIVVVRGDCDLETCRLYIDRLQEDLHQAPSAGHRVHYQDEYRGVPRTSSASRLSPNWSFLDSTSADRFYRIDKAQEHLHFVTEICQDEVFILDHEGPLVSQGTAGMPDLVVEPSSGVTLTMEEQALLSAASSGDLLTLSGCLGRGASLLVRDSQGCSALHLASHRGHTGVVSFILEHGSKLVLDLTDRERGDTALHKATSEKQHAVCRLLVEAGATLNKTNFQGKTPLDQAQSLGDSELVSYLQSRQHTPTLAQEDLETAV; encoded by the exons ATGTTGAGGCATCACTGGGTTCACCGGCGCCGCCAGGAAGGAAAGTGCCGACAGTGTGGGAAG AGTTTTCAGCAGAAGTTCTTCCACAGTAAGGAAATCATCGCCATCAGCTGCTCTTGGTGCAAACAGGCT ttcCATAACAAGGTGACATGCTTCATGCTACATCAGATCGAGGAGCCCTGTTCTCTGGGGGCTCACGCAGGTGTCATAGTGCCTCCATCCTGGATCATCAAAGTCAGGAaaccccag AGTTCGTTCAAGAATTCCACGAGGAGGAAAAAACGGACGTCGTTCAAAAGGAGGACCAGCAAGAAGGGCACTgac GAGTCCAAATGGCGTCCGTTCCTGctgaagcccctcccctcccccctcatgaAGCCCGTGTTGGTGTTCGTCAACCCCAAGAGTGGAGGGAACCAG ggcaCCAAGGTGCTGCAGATGTTCATGTGGATCCTGAACCCGCGGCAGGTGTTTGACCTCTCCCAGGGGGGGCTCCGAGAGGC GTTGGAGTTATACAGAAAAGTGCCAAACCTGCGCATCCTGGCCTGTGGAGGAGATGGGACG gtGGGCTGGATCCTGTCTGCTCTGGATGAGCTGCAGATGAATCCTCAGCCTCCCGTGGCTGTACTTCCTCTGGGGACAGGAAATGACCTCGCAAGGACGCTCAACTGGGGCGGG ggCTACACAGACGAGCCGGTCTCCAAGGTGCTGTGTCACGTGGAGGACGGCTCGGTGGTGCAGCTGGACCGCTGGAACCTGCTGGTGGAGAGGAGCTCCGCCCAGCCTGAGGAGGGCACCcagaag ctcCCCTTGAACGTGTTCAACAACTACTTCAGCCTGGGCTTTGACGCTCACGTCACGCTGGAGTTTCACGAGTCCAGAG AGGCCAACCCCGAGAAATTCAACAGCCGCTTTCGCAACAAGATGTTTTATGCAGGG gctgCCTTCTCCGACTTCCTTCAGAGGAGCTCCAGGGACCTGTCCAAGCACGTCAGAGTAGTG tgtgatGGGACAGATCTGACTCCTAGGATCCAGGATCTGAAGTTCCAGTGCATCGTGTTCCTAAACATCCCCAG gtactgTGCGGGCACTATGCCCTGGGGGAACACAGGTGATCACCGTGACTTTGAACCCCAGCGCCATGACGACGGCTGCATCGAAGTCATCGGCTTTACCATGGCTTCCctg GCGGCGCTGCAGGTCGGAGGCCATGGGGAGAGACTGCACCAGTGTAGAGAGGTGGTGCTGACCACCTTCAAGACGGTACCTATACAG gtggatgGCGAGCCCTGTCGCCtggccccctccaccctccgcaTCTCGCTGCGTAACCAGGCCAACATGGTACAGAAGAGCAAGAGGCGGACCTCGGTCCCTCTGCTCAACGA TATACAGAAGGTGTGTGCAGCCGACCTGCGccgcctctctgctccccccgaCTCCTTCTCTGT CCCTCATGCTGTTCCTGATCGTCTGCGTTTGAGGGTGAACCGTATCAGTCTGCAGGAGTACGACAGGCTTCAGTACGACAAGGAGCGCCTACGAGACAtct CCATCCCAGTGGGCATCGTGGTGGTGCGGGGAGATTGCGACCTGGAGACCTGCAGACTCTACATAGACAGACTCCAGGAG GATCTTCACcaggcgccctctgctggccaCAGAGTGCACTACCAG gatGAGTACAGAGGTGTGCCCAGGACCAGCTCAGCCAGCAGACTTTCCCCCAACTGGAGTTTCCTGGACT cgaCATCGGCAGACCGCTTCTATCGCATTGACAAGGCTCAG gagcatCTCCACTTTGTGACGGAGATCTGTCAGGACGAGGTGTTCATCCTGGACCACGAGGGCCCGCTGGTCAGCCAGGGCACTGCAGGCATGCCTGACCTGGTGGTCGAGCCCAGctcggg AGTGACTCTCACAATGGAGGAACAAG CATTGCTGAGTGCCGCCTCTTCTGGGGATTTACTGACg TTGTCTGGGTGCTTGGGTCGAGGGGCCAGTCTGCTGGTGAGGGATTCTCAGGGGTGTTCGGCCTTACATCTGGCCTCCCACCGTGGACACACGGGGGTGGTCAGCTTCATACTGGAGCACG GTTCAAAGCTGGTGTTGGATTTAACAGACCGAGAAAG aggcgACACCGCGTTACACAAAGCCACCTCAGAGAAGCAGCATGCTGTCTGTCGGCTTCTGGTCGAGGCTGGAGCTACCCTAAACAAGACCAACTTCCag ggTAAGACACCGCTGGACCAGGCCCAGTCGTTGGGGGACTCTGAACTGGTGTCGTACCTGCAGAGCAGACAGCACACCCCCACTCTGGCCCAGGAAGACCTGGAGACCGCCGTctga
- the dgki gene encoding diacylglycerol kinase iota isoform X3, which produces MLRHHWVHRRRQEGKCRQCGKSFQQKFFHSKEIIAISCSWCKQAFHNKVTCFMLHQIEEPCSLGAHAGVIVPPSWIIKVRKPQSSFKNSTRRKKRTSFKRRTSKKGTDESKWRPFLLKPLPSPLMKPVLVFVNPKSGGNQGTKVLQMFMWILNPRQVFDLSQGGLREALELYRKVPNLRILACGGDGTVGWILSALDELQMNPQPPVAVLPLGTGNDLARTLNWGGGYTDEPVSKVLCHVEDGSVVQLDRWNLLVERSSAQPEEGTQKLPLNVFNNYFSLGFDAHVTLEFHESREANPEKFNSRFRNKMFYAGAAFSDFLQRSSRDLSKHVRVVCDGTDLTPRIQDLKFQCIVFLNIPRYCAGTMPWGNTGDHRDFEPQRHDDGCIEVIGFTMASLAALQVGGHGERLHQCREVVLTTFKTVPIQVDGEPCRLAPSTLRISLRNQANMVQKSKRRTSVPLLNDPHAVPDRLRLRVNRISLQEYDRLQYDKERLRDISIPVGIVVVRGDCDLETCRLYIDRLQEDEYRGVPRTSSASRLSPNWSFLDSTSADRFYRIDKAQEHLHFVTEICQDEVFILDHEGPLVSQGTAGMPDLVVEPSSGVTLTMEEQALLSAASSGDLLTLSGCLGRGASLLVRDSQGCSALHLASHRGHTGVVSFILEHGSKLVLDLTDRERGDTALHKATSEKQHAVCRLLVEAGATLNKTNFQGKTPLDQAQSLGDSELVSYLQSRQHTPTLAQEDLETAV; this is translated from the exons ATGTTGAGGCATCACTGGGTTCACCGGCGCCGCCAGGAAGGAAAGTGCCGACAGTGTGGGAAG AGTTTTCAGCAGAAGTTCTTCCACAGTAAGGAAATCATCGCCATCAGCTGCTCTTGGTGCAAACAGGCT ttcCATAACAAGGTGACATGCTTCATGCTACATCAGATCGAGGAGCCCTGTTCTCTGGGGGCTCACGCAGGTGTCATAGTGCCTCCATCCTGGATCATCAAAGTCAGGAaaccccag AGTTCGTTCAAGAATTCCACGAGGAGGAAAAAACGGACGTCGTTCAAAAGGAGGACCAGCAAGAAGGGCACTgac GAGTCCAAATGGCGTCCGTTCCTGctgaagcccctcccctcccccctcatgaAGCCCGTGTTGGTGTTCGTCAACCCCAAGAGTGGAGGGAACCAG ggcaCCAAGGTGCTGCAGATGTTCATGTGGATCCTGAACCCGCGGCAGGTGTTTGACCTCTCCCAGGGGGGGCTCCGAGAGGC GTTGGAGTTATACAGAAAAGTGCCAAACCTGCGCATCCTGGCCTGTGGAGGAGATGGGACG gtGGGCTGGATCCTGTCTGCTCTGGATGAGCTGCAGATGAATCCTCAGCCTCCCGTGGCTGTACTTCCTCTGGGGACAGGAAATGACCTCGCAAGGACGCTCAACTGGGGCGGG ggCTACACAGACGAGCCGGTCTCCAAGGTGCTGTGTCACGTGGAGGACGGCTCGGTGGTGCAGCTGGACCGCTGGAACCTGCTGGTGGAGAGGAGCTCCGCCCAGCCTGAGGAGGGCACCcagaag ctcCCCTTGAACGTGTTCAACAACTACTTCAGCCTGGGCTTTGACGCTCACGTCACGCTGGAGTTTCACGAGTCCAGAG AGGCCAACCCCGAGAAATTCAACAGCCGCTTTCGCAACAAGATGTTTTATGCAGGG gctgCCTTCTCCGACTTCCTTCAGAGGAGCTCCAGGGACCTGTCCAAGCACGTCAGAGTAGTG tgtgatGGGACAGATCTGACTCCTAGGATCCAGGATCTGAAGTTCCAGTGCATCGTGTTCCTAAACATCCCCAG gtactgTGCGGGCACTATGCCCTGGGGGAACACAGGTGATCACCGTGACTTTGAACCCCAGCGCCATGACGACGGCTGCATCGAAGTCATCGGCTTTACCATGGCTTCCctg GCGGCGCTGCAGGTCGGAGGCCATGGGGAGAGACTGCACCAGTGTAGAGAGGTGGTGCTGACCACCTTCAAGACGGTACCTATACAG gtggatgGCGAGCCCTGTCGCCtggccccctccaccctccgcaTCTCGCTGCGTAACCAGGCCAACATGGTACAGAAGAGCAAGAGGCGGACCTCGGTCCCTCTGCTCAACGA CCCTCATGCTGTTCCTGATCGTCTGCGTTTGAGGGTGAACCGTATCAGTCTGCAGGAGTACGACAGGCTTCAGTACGACAAGGAGCGCCTACGAGACAtct CCATCCCAGTGGGCATCGTGGTGGTGCGGGGAGATTGCGACCTGGAGACCTGCAGACTCTACATAGACAGACTCCAGGAG gatGAGTACAGAGGTGTGCCCAGGACCAGCTCAGCCAGCAGACTTTCCCCCAACTGGAGTTTCCTGGACT cgaCATCGGCAGACCGCTTCTATCGCATTGACAAGGCTCAG gagcatCTCCACTTTGTGACGGAGATCTGTCAGGACGAGGTGTTCATCCTGGACCACGAGGGCCCGCTGGTCAGCCAGGGCACTGCAGGCATGCCTGACCTGGTGGTCGAGCCCAGctcggg AGTGACTCTCACAATGGAGGAACAAG CATTGCTGAGTGCCGCCTCTTCTGGGGATTTACTGACg TTGTCTGGGTGCTTGGGTCGAGGGGCCAGTCTGCTGGTGAGGGATTCTCAGGGGTGTTCGGCCTTACATCTGGCCTCCCACCGTGGACACACGGGGGTGGTCAGCTTCATACTGGAGCACG GTTCAAAGCTGGTGTTGGATTTAACAGACCGAGAAAG aggcgACACCGCGTTACACAAAGCCACCTCAGAGAAGCAGCATGCTGTCTGTCGGCTTCTGGTCGAGGCTGGAGCTACCCTAAACAAGACCAACTTCCag ggTAAGACACCGCTGGACCAGGCCCAGTCGTTGGGGGACTCTGAACTGGTGTCGTACCTGCAGAGCAGACAGCACACCCCCACTCTGGCCCAGGAAGACCTGGAGACCGCCGTctga
- the dgki gene encoding diacylglycerol kinase iota isoform X2 gives MLRHHWVHRRRQEGKCRQCGKSFQQKFFHSKEIIAISCSWCKQAFHNKVTCFMLHQIEEPCSLGAHAGVIVPPSWIIKVRKPQSSFKNSTRRKKRTSFKRRTSKKGTDESKWRPFLLKPLPSPLMKPVLVFVNPKSGGNQGTKVLQMFMWILNPRQVFDLSQGGLREALELYRKVPNLRILACGGDGTVGWILSALDELQMNPQPPVAVLPLGTGNDLARTLNWGGGYTDEPVSKVLCHVEDGSVVQLDRWNLLVERSSAQPEEGTQKLPLNVFNNYFSLGFDAHVTLEFHESREANPEKFNSRFRNKMFYAGAAFSDFLQRSSRDLSKHVRVVCDGTDLTPRIQDLKFQCIVFLNIPRYCAGTMPWGNTGDHRDFEPQRHDDGCIEVIGFTMASLAALQVGGHGERLHQCREVVLTTFKTVPIQVDGEPCRLAPSTLRISLRNQANMVQKSKRRTSVPLLNDIQKVCAADLRRLSAPPDSFSVPHAVPDRLRLRVNRISLQEYDRLQYDKERLRDISIPVGIVVVRGDCDLETCRLYIDRLQEDEYRGVPRTSSASRLSPNWSFLDSTSADRFYRIDKAQEHLHFVTEICQDEVFILDHEGPLVSQGTAGMPDLVVEPSSGVTLTMEEQALLSAASSGDLLTLSGCLGRGASLLVRDSQGCSALHLASHRGHTGVVSFILEHGSKLVLDLTDRERGDTALHKATSEKQHAVCRLLVEAGATLNKTNFQGKTPLDQAQSLGDSELVSYLQSRQHTPTLAQEDLETAV, from the exons ATGTTGAGGCATCACTGGGTTCACCGGCGCCGCCAGGAAGGAAAGTGCCGACAGTGTGGGAAG AGTTTTCAGCAGAAGTTCTTCCACAGTAAGGAAATCATCGCCATCAGCTGCTCTTGGTGCAAACAGGCT ttcCATAACAAGGTGACATGCTTCATGCTACATCAGATCGAGGAGCCCTGTTCTCTGGGGGCTCACGCAGGTGTCATAGTGCCTCCATCCTGGATCATCAAAGTCAGGAaaccccag AGTTCGTTCAAGAATTCCACGAGGAGGAAAAAACGGACGTCGTTCAAAAGGAGGACCAGCAAGAAGGGCACTgac GAGTCCAAATGGCGTCCGTTCCTGctgaagcccctcccctcccccctcatgaAGCCCGTGTTGGTGTTCGTCAACCCCAAGAGTGGAGGGAACCAG ggcaCCAAGGTGCTGCAGATGTTCATGTGGATCCTGAACCCGCGGCAGGTGTTTGACCTCTCCCAGGGGGGGCTCCGAGAGGC GTTGGAGTTATACAGAAAAGTGCCAAACCTGCGCATCCTGGCCTGTGGAGGAGATGGGACG gtGGGCTGGATCCTGTCTGCTCTGGATGAGCTGCAGATGAATCCTCAGCCTCCCGTGGCTGTACTTCCTCTGGGGACAGGAAATGACCTCGCAAGGACGCTCAACTGGGGCGGG ggCTACACAGACGAGCCGGTCTCCAAGGTGCTGTGTCACGTGGAGGACGGCTCGGTGGTGCAGCTGGACCGCTGGAACCTGCTGGTGGAGAGGAGCTCCGCCCAGCCTGAGGAGGGCACCcagaag ctcCCCTTGAACGTGTTCAACAACTACTTCAGCCTGGGCTTTGACGCTCACGTCACGCTGGAGTTTCACGAGTCCAGAG AGGCCAACCCCGAGAAATTCAACAGCCGCTTTCGCAACAAGATGTTTTATGCAGGG gctgCCTTCTCCGACTTCCTTCAGAGGAGCTCCAGGGACCTGTCCAAGCACGTCAGAGTAGTG tgtgatGGGACAGATCTGACTCCTAGGATCCAGGATCTGAAGTTCCAGTGCATCGTGTTCCTAAACATCCCCAG gtactgTGCGGGCACTATGCCCTGGGGGAACACAGGTGATCACCGTGACTTTGAACCCCAGCGCCATGACGACGGCTGCATCGAAGTCATCGGCTTTACCATGGCTTCCctg GCGGCGCTGCAGGTCGGAGGCCATGGGGAGAGACTGCACCAGTGTAGAGAGGTGGTGCTGACCACCTTCAAGACGGTACCTATACAG gtggatgGCGAGCCCTGTCGCCtggccccctccaccctccgcaTCTCGCTGCGTAACCAGGCCAACATGGTACAGAAGAGCAAGAGGCGGACCTCGGTCCCTCTGCTCAACGA TATACAGAAGGTGTGTGCAGCCGACCTGCGccgcctctctgctccccccgaCTCCTTCTCTGT CCCTCATGCTGTTCCTGATCGTCTGCGTTTGAGGGTGAACCGTATCAGTCTGCAGGAGTACGACAGGCTTCAGTACGACAAGGAGCGCCTACGAGACAtct CCATCCCAGTGGGCATCGTGGTGGTGCGGGGAGATTGCGACCTGGAGACCTGCAGACTCTACATAGACAGACTCCAGGAG gatGAGTACAGAGGTGTGCCCAGGACCAGCTCAGCCAGCAGACTTTCCCCCAACTGGAGTTTCCTGGACT cgaCATCGGCAGACCGCTTCTATCGCATTGACAAGGCTCAG gagcatCTCCACTTTGTGACGGAGATCTGTCAGGACGAGGTGTTCATCCTGGACCACGAGGGCCCGCTGGTCAGCCAGGGCACTGCAGGCATGCCTGACCTGGTGGTCGAGCCCAGctcggg AGTGACTCTCACAATGGAGGAACAAG CATTGCTGAGTGCCGCCTCTTCTGGGGATTTACTGACg TTGTCTGGGTGCTTGGGTCGAGGGGCCAGTCTGCTGGTGAGGGATTCTCAGGGGTGTTCGGCCTTACATCTGGCCTCCCACCGTGGACACACGGGGGTGGTCAGCTTCATACTGGAGCACG GTTCAAAGCTGGTGTTGGATTTAACAGACCGAGAAAG aggcgACACCGCGTTACACAAAGCCACCTCAGAGAAGCAGCATGCTGTCTGTCGGCTTCTGGTCGAGGCTGGAGCTACCCTAAACAAGACCAACTTCCag ggTAAGACACCGCTGGACCAGGCCCAGTCGTTGGGGGACTCTGAACTGGTGTCGTACCTGCAGAGCAGACAGCACACCCCCACTCTGGCCCAGGAAGACCTGGAGACCGCCGTctga